Within Arcobacter sp. LA11, the genomic segment TTTGCATTAGCTTTAGATAATGATATTCATACTTCAGTTGAGTTTGCAAACTTAGCTACAGGTGTAGTATTAAGAAAATTTGGAAGTGCAACTGTAAGTTTAGATGAAATTCAATCTGACCAAGTTTATTTAGATAGAAAATTAATAGAAAAAAATCTTAGTTGTAAACTTAATTAAAAAAAGAGGAGCTATCTTCTTTTTTTAATAATTTTTTTATTATTACTTTATTTTCAATTAGTTTTAATTATTTTTAACTATTTATTGATATAATATATAATGAAAATTTTATTGATATTTTTTTTAACATTTACATCAGTCTTTGCAAAAAAAATTGAAGTAAATTGGCATATAACAAAATTTCCACCGTTTATGAATATTAATGATAAGCATAAAGATGGAATTTGTATAGATGCTATGAATACGGCTATTAATAAATTAACTGACTATGAACATAAAATTTCTATGGTTCCATTTTCTCGTACGATGGAAGAAATTAAAACATCAAATTTAATTTGTGCTCCATGTTTATTAAAAAATAAAGATAGAGAAGATTATATATATTTTTCAAAATCTTTTACTGCACTTGCAATGCAACTTGGTTTAGTTGTAAAAAGTAAATCAATAGAAAAAATTAAAAAATATATTTCTAATGAAAATGATGTTGATTTAGAAAAACTATTAGATTCAAATATCTTTAAATTAGGTATTGCAAATGGTCGCTCTTATAGCTTTGACATAGATAATATTATAAAAAAATATGAAGGTAAAAAGAATTTATATAAAAGGTCTGGAGCTAATATTTCAGATGGATTCATACAAATGATGATAGTTGATAGAGATATAGATGGAACAATAATTTACAATACAAAATTAGATATATTATTAAAAAAATATAAAAAAGAATTAAAAAAAGACTTTGTTTTTATAAAAATAAAGAATCTTCCTAATTTTAATCACGTATATATAGGGTGTTCTAAGAGTAAAGATAGTCAAGAGTTCATCAATAGTTTAAACAATAATATTTTAGATATACGAGAATCTGCTATATCCTTTCAAAAAAAAATGAAAAGAGAAGACTCCAAATATATAGATATGATTATTCCTACTTGGGATGAAATGCTTAAAAGTAAAGATGATTTCTAATGAGATTAATTTTTTTAATCTTAACTTTTGTTAGTTTTTGTTTTGCTCATGATGAAAATCATGAAGTCAATTTATATTTAAAATCAAAACATCAATTTCAATATGCAGGTTTTTATATTGCTAAAGAAAAAGGTTTTTTTAAAGAATATGGTCTAGATGTTCATATAAAAGAATCAGAAAAGGCTATAAATACTACAAATTTAGTTTTAGAAAATGATAATTCATTTGGAATATCCGATTCAATCTTAATTTATGAAAAGATGTTAGGAAAGAAGATTTCCCCTTTAGGTGCAATTTTTCAACATTCTCCTTTGATTTTTTTAACATTAGAGAAATCTAAAATTAATACTCCTAGTGATTTTGAAAATAAAAAAATTATGTTAGATTTAGAATCCAATGATAATACTTTAGTTAATACAATAAAGAAGAAATATAATTTAACTGACAAAAAATTACAAAAAATACCAACTTCAAATGATATAAATGATCTTATTTCTGGAAAAGTTGATATTTATGCAGCATCTTTAATCAATGATATTTTTTTATTGCAAAAAAAAGGTGTAGAGTATAATTATATTTATCCTTTAAATTTTGGTTTTGACTTTTATGGAGATATCTTATTTACTTCAGAATCAAATATAAAAGCAAATCCAAAAAGAGCAAAAAACTTTTATAAGGCCTCAATGAGAGGTTGGAAATATGCTTTTGAAAATATTGATGAAACGATAAAACTTATTTTAAAAAAATATAATACTCAAAAATTAAGCTATGAAAACTATTTATATGAGGCAGAAGTTTTAAAAGATTTATCAGAAGTTGAAAAGGGAAACTTAGGAAAATTAGAATTAAAAAGAATTAATCATATACTAAGTACGTATTTTCTTTCAAAAAATGATATTACTTTGGAAAGTATAAATGATTATGATTTTAGTTTATCTCTGGATAATAATTTAAAAACTACTAAAAACGAATATAGTAATGAAAATGAAGAGCAGTTAATAAAACTTATAAAAAAACCTTTTTATGAAATGAATATTGAACAGATAAAAAATATTTTTGAAGTCTATTTGCAAAAAGATTACATGATTGCTCTACAATTATATGATAGTTTTTTGGATGAAGTAATTTTTACTTCATGGATAGATGAAAATAAGATTTTGCATAAAGAGATGAAGAAGTATCATAAGAACTTTAATCCAAGTAAAATATTTCAGGAGAAAGAGATTATTATTAATAATAAGAAAATTGGCTATTTAAGAATTTATTATAAAAATAGTATGGATTTTACTCCTTCAGAATATGAATATTTAAAAAATAAAAAAGTTTTGAAATTTTGTACTAGGAACTCTTTCCATCCATATTCTTTTTTTGAAAACAATAAATATAAAGGAATTATAGTTGATTTTATGAAAGTTCTTGAAAGTAAAATAAATGCAAAAATTGAACTTGTGAGAACTAAAAACTGGGATGAATGTTTATCTTATGTGGATAAAGGAAAAGTTGATTTTTCTTCTATAATCTTAAGTAAACCAAATGTTTTTGAAAATTTAGAGCCAACAAAACCTTATTTAACAGGGCATCTAGTTTTAGCAACAAGAATTGATGAACCTTTTTTAATTGATATAGAAAAAATTGAAGATAATATTATAGGTATAAATTCATATTCAAAAAATATTAAACAGTTTATACTTAATGAGTATCCATATTTAAAATTGAAAGAGTTTAATGGAACAGATGAAGGATTAAAAGCTTTAGCGGATAATAAAATTTATGGATTTATTGATGTTTCTTCTTCTTTGGCATATAGAATACAAAATAAGTATGCATATGAATTAAAAATTATGAATAGATTAGATGACAGTGAACATGGTGGAAGTATGGGTGTTAAAGTAGGAAATAATATTTTACTTTCTATTTTAAATAAATCCATAGATTTAGTTTCTGACAAAACAAAAAGAGAAATTAAAAATTCATGGATTTCTATTCAACATGAAAAAACTATTGATTATAGTTTAATTTTAAAAATACTTGTTGTAATAGGTATTTTATTTGTAGCTTTTATGTATAGACAGTTTTTATTAAAAAAAGTAAATAGAGATTTAAAAAATGCAGTGAGACATGAGTTAAGAAAAAATAGAGAAAAAGACAAATTGTTATTTCAACAAGCAAAGTTGGCAAGTATGGGTGAAATGTTAAATAATATTGCTCATCAGTGGAGACAACCATTAAATGCCATAAATTCCAATGTTGCTGTATTAGATTCTATATTTATGAAAAAAAATATCATAGATAATAATTTAGAAAAGAATTTAATTGAAATTGAAAATCAAACAAAATATATGTCAGAAACAATTGAAAGTTTTAGAAATTTTTTTAATCCTGAAAAAGATAAACAGTTTTTTTTAATTTCAAATGCAGTTGATGATGCTATTAGTATAATAAATTATAATTTTAATAGACTAAATATACGCATTAGGATTTTTAATGTAAATGATACTTTGATTGAAGGTTATTTAGGAGAGTATATTCAAACAATAATATCAATTTTAAATAATTCAAGAGATGCATTTGTTTCTAAAAAATGTGAAAATGCAGAAATAAATATATATATAGATGAAATGATTATGATTGAAGACAACGCTGGTGGAATTGATGAAAAAATTATAGATAGAATTTTTGAGCCTTATTTTACAACAAAGCACAAAGATAAAGGTACAGGTACTGGTTTATATATGGCAAAAATGATAATAGAACATTCAATGAATGGAAATTTAAGTGTCGAAAATATTAAAAATGGATGTAGATTTAAAATAAAGGTTTAAAGATGAAAGATTATTACTCAGTTTTATATGCAGAAGATGATAAAGATGTTAGAAAAAATTATGTTTTATATTTGGAAAATTATTTTGAAAAAATATATGAAGCAAGCAATGGTAGAGAAGCATTAGGCATATATAAAGATAGAAAACCAGATATTTTATTGTTAGATATAACAATGGAAGAATTAAATGGTTTAGAATTAATAAAAGTTATTAGGAAAGAAGATAAAGAAACTCCTATAATTATATTAAGTGCACACTCTCATAAAGAGTTCTTATTTGAAGCTGTGAAGTTAAATCTTGTTGATTATTTAATTAAACCTGTAAATAGAAATGAATTTAAAAATGTGATTGAAAGTACTATAGAAAAGATAAGCCAAGAGAAGTACAAAGGAGAAGATGACAAAGTTATTATTTCAAAAGCATGTTATTGGGATAAACGAACAAGAATGTTTTTTAATAAAAATAAAATTGTAGATTTAACAAAAAATGAAAGAATATTATTTGAACTCTTATTAAATAAAAAAAATCAAATTGTAAAACCTTCAGATATCTCTTCTTATGTGTGGGATGACTCTTCTTCAAGTAATGTAAATGATGCAAGTATTAGAAATCTTGTAAAAAGATTAAGAAAAAAACTTCCTGTTGATATTATTCAAAGTATATATGGAAGTGGATATTTATTAAGTTTTTAAACTGTTTAAATGAAGAACTTTTATATTTTATTAGTTCTTTATTTATAATTGAAAGCTTGGAGTTAGTTTACATCCAAAGGCAGGTATTGTTTCAATAAATCTATATTCTAGTTTAACTCTAAGTCTATATATTAAAGTTCTTAATGTACTGTTTGAAACAGGACAGTCTGGCCAAATATTATATTCTATTTCTTCAAAAGTAATTATTCTTCCTTTTGCTTCAATTAAAATTTTTAAGAGATGCCTTTCTTTCACACTTAACTTAATAGGCGTATTTTTATAATATAAACTGTGATTTATATGATCATAGTAATAGTCAAATCCAATGTGAACACAGTTATTATTTATTAATTCTTGCTCTTGTTTACTAATTTTGTATAAACCAAGCATAATTGTAGATTTTAATTCTTCTCTTTTAAAAGGCTTTGATAGATAACCAATAGGGTTTGTTTCTATCGCTTTTGTTATTGTTTTATCATCAGAGTCTGCTGTTAAATAGATTATGGGAATATCTTTTATTTTTTGAATATCTTGAGTTGTTTCAATTCCATTTTTACTATTTTTTAGATTAATATCCATAAGTATTATATCTGGCATTTCTTCTTTTACACTAGTTATTGCATCAATATTATTTGTAACTGTATTTGTGACTTGAAAGCCTAATTTAGTTATTGTATTTTTTATATCCAATGCTATTATAGTTTCATCTTCAACAATTAATATTTTTGTTTTATACATATTTATTAAAATATCACTTTTTATTATTTATGATATTGTACACAAAAAACAATAACATTATTATCAATTCTTATATATTTATAGTTAATAAAATTAATTTTGTGACGCTAGTTGTGACACTAATAAGTTATTATAGTAATAAATAATTTAAAATATGGGTAATATAATGTCTGAAGAATCTTTGATAAATGAATATACATCTCTTAATAAAGAATTAAAGAAAAATGATCGTTTCATGCAAAAACTTTTAGCTTTACTTTTTTTATTTATTTTTATTCTTTTATTAATTTATGTAATTAATATAATTAATAGTACAAATACAGAGATATTAAATCTTTCTATTTTTAATAGTTATACTATTTCAGAAGAGAATATTTTATATTTTAATATCACATTATATAGTACTTTTTTTATACTTCTTATTTTTATCTTTACAGTTTTATATGGTCTAAGAAAAAGAGACTATTTAGTCTCTAGAATCTTAGAAATAAGTGATTTATTAAATGATACTTCTTCTAAAGCTTCTTCAAAAATTTAATTAATAAATATGTTTTTTATTAATTTAAAAAAACTTTTTTAAAAAATTTGGATGCAAAATTTGGATTGTATGAAATAATTAAGAAAGGTACATTTAGTGAACCATATCCTTTCATTTCTTTATAAATATCAACTCCACCTAACTTTTTAAATAATTTCAAATGATCTTTTCTTATTCCTGAAAGTGCAATATCTATATCATTGTTAATAAATACATTATATATACCACACATCAGGTATTTAAATTCTTGATTTAATCCTGCTCCTCTATGTTTTACCACATTTCTTGATATTTCACCAATACAGTTATATTTTTTTCTTACATCATCAAATTTAATTTTACCTTCTGTTGGTAAACCCTCTTCAGAATCAAAGATTAACCTTATTGAACCGCTAACTTCTTTATTATTTTTATAATATATTATTGCAGAATGTGTGTCAAATTTGTCAAAGTTTAATCCTTCTATTGTATCAGGAAATTCTTCTTGGTAATTTATGTCTGTATAGACATCACTTCTTAATTTAAATACTTCAATTAGCTCTTCTGCGGTGGTTGTAAGTTTTAGGTTTTCACCAGGATAGTTCCAACATAGTTTTTTGTTAAAAGATATTGTTTTCTCGATAATACTTTCTAAAAAAATACGTTTATTAAAAATCTCTAATGCTTTCTTTTGTTCATTGTAGAAACTTTCAGGAAGATAATTTATCTTCTCTTGAATACTTCTATTTAGAAGTTCTTGTAGTTGGTTTAGTGATACATTTTTGTTTATGTTCGTCATTTTTTGTCCTTTTTTAGGACAAATTGTATATGGCTTGTGTCACAGTTTCTGTCACAGAAACTGTAGTTTATTAGTTAAATATAAATGTTATATCAGAAGTTAGGTGTTAGTTTACATCCCATAGATGGTATAGTTTCGATAATTTTGTATTCTAGTTTACCTCGAAGTCTATAAAGTAGAGTTCTTAATGCACTATTTGTTACAGCTACATCAGGCCAAATATAATATTCTAGTTCTCTAAATGAAACGATAGCTCCTTTTGCTTCTACTAATATTGTAAGAAGTCTTTTTTCGTTAATACTAATTTTTATAGGTATATTATTAAAGAAAAGTATTTCATCTTCTAGATTATAATAATAGTTAAAACCTAGATATGTACATTTAGTTTTAGTATTAATATTATTTGACATATTAATTTTATAGAGACCTAGAAGTATAGTGGATTTTAATTCATCTCTATTAAATGGTTTAAGAAGATAACTAATAGGATTAGTCTCTATTGCTCTAGTTATTGTTTCTTCATCTGAATATGCAGTTAAGTATATCACAGGAATGTTTTCTATCTTTTGAATTTCTTTTACGGTTTCAATACCATCCTTACTATTTTTTAGGTTTATATCCATTAATATAATATCTGGTTTATTTTTGATTATACTAGATATTGTTTCATCAAAATTTTTAACACATCCAGTCACTTCATAATCTAGATTGATTAATGCTTTTTTTATATCAAGAGCAACAATAGATTCATCTTCGACAACTAAAATTTTATTTTTTTTCATTTTCTAGCCAACTTATTGTTGTTATTACACCATTTGATGAATTAATATCAATTTCTCCATCTAGTTGTTCTGTAGTTAATGTAGTAACTAATAATAATCCTAATGAATTAGATGCTATATTTTGATCATAACCAATTCCTGTATCTTTTACCTCTAACGTAAGTCTATTAATATTTTTGGAAAGTTTTATATTTATTGAGCCATTATTTTGAGGAAAAGCATATTTAAAAGAATTTGTAATTAACTCATTTAATATAAGTCCACAATATATAGCCTGTTCCATTTCTAAATCACATTCTATACTAAGATTTAATTTAATATTATTTTCATAACTGGATCTGACTTCATCAATTAAAGTTTCAAAATATTCATAAGCATTTACATGTGATATATCATTTTGACTATATAATAGTTCATGTAAATGACTCATTGCATTGATTCTATTTTGTATT encodes:
- a CDS encoding ABC transporter substrate-binding protein codes for the protein MRLIFLILTFVSFCFAHDENHEVNLYLKSKHQFQYAGFYIAKEKGFFKEYGLDVHIKESEKAINTTNLVLENDNSFGISDSILIYEKMLGKKISPLGAIFQHSPLIFLTLEKSKINTPSDFENKKIMLDLESNDNTLVNTIKKKYNLTDKKLQKIPTSNDINDLISGKVDIYAASLINDIFLLQKKGVEYNYIYPLNFGFDFYGDILFTSESNIKANPKRAKNFYKASMRGWKYAFENIDETIKLILKKYNTQKLSYENYLYEAEVLKDLSEVEKGNLGKLELKRINHILSTYFLSKNDITLESINDYDFSLSLDNNLKTTKNEYSNENEEQLIKLIKKPFYEMNIEQIKNIFEVYLQKDYMIALQLYDSFLDEVIFTSWIDENKILHKEMKKYHKNFNPSKIFQEKEIIINNKKIGYLRIYYKNSMDFTPSEYEYLKNKKVLKFCTRNSFHPYSFFENNKYKGIIVDFMKVLESKINAKIELVRTKNWDECLSYVDKGKVDFSSIILSKPNVFENLEPTKPYLTGHLVLATRIDEPFLIDIEKIEDNIIGINSYSKNIKQFILNEYPYLKLKEFNGTDEGLKALADNKIYGFIDVSSSLAYRIQNKYAYELKIMNRLDDSEHGGSMGVKVGNNILLSILNKSIDLVSDKTKREIKNSWISIQHEKTIDYSLILKILVVIGILFVAFMYRQFLLKKVNRDLKNAVRHELRKNREKDKLLFQQAKLASMGEMLNNIAHQWRQPLNAINSNVAVLDSIFMKKNIIDNNLEKNLIEIENQTKYMSETIESFRNFFNPEKDKQFFLISNAVDDAISIINYNFNRLNIRIRIFNVNDTLIEGYLGEYIQTIISILNNSRDAFVSKKCENAEINIYIDEMIMIEDNAGGIDEKIIDRIFEPYFTTKHKDKGTGTGLYMAKMIIEHSMNGNLSVENIKNGCRFKIKV
- a CDS encoding response regulator transcription factor — its product is MKDYYSVLYAEDDKDVRKNYVLYLENYFEKIYEASNGREALGIYKDRKPDILLLDITMEELNGLELIKVIRKEDKETPIIILSAHSHKEFLFEAVKLNLVDYLIKPVNRNEFKNVIESTIEKISQEKYKGEDDKVIISKACYWDKRTRMFFNKNKIVDLTKNERILFELLLNKKNQIVKPSDISSYVWDDSSSSNVNDASIRNLVKRLRKKLPVDIIQSIYGSGYLLSF
- a CDS encoding response regulator, with the translated sequence MKKNKILVVEDESIVALDIKKALINLDYEVTGCVKNFDETISSIIKNKPDIILMDINLKNSKDGIETVKEIQKIENIPVIYLTAYSDEETITRAIETNPISYLLKPFNRDELKSTILLGLYKINMSNNINTKTKCTYLGFNYYYNLEDEILFFNNIPIKISINEKRLLTILVEAKGAIVSFRELEYYIWPDVAVTNSALRTLLYRLRGKLEYKIIETIPSMGCKLTPNF
- a CDS encoding response regulator, with translation MYKTKILIVEDETIIALDIKNTITKLGFQVTNTVTNNIDAITSVKEEMPDIILMDINLKNSKNGIETTQDIQKIKDIPIIYLTADSDDKTITKAIETNPIGYLSKPFKREELKSTIMLGLYKISKQEQELINNNCVHIGFDYYYDHINHSLYYKNTPIKLSVKERHLLKILIEAKGRIITFEEIEYNIWPDCPVSNSTLRTLIYRLRVKLEYRFIETIPAFGCKLTPSFQL